CGGCGTCGGCGATGGCGGTGAGCTTGTCGACGCCCTTCTCCATCTCTTCCAGCGCGAAATCGATCAGCAGGATCGAGTTCTTGGCGACGATGCCGAGCAGCATGAGGAGACCGATGAACACCGGCATCGAGATCGGCTGGCCAGCGATCATCAGCGCGAGCAGTCCGCCGAGCGGCGCGAGCAGGAGCGAGCCCATGTTCACCAGTGGCGACATGAACCGGCGATAGAGCAGCACCAGCACCGCGAAGACGAGGAAGACGCCGGCGACCACCGCGACGATGAAGTTCTGGATCATCTCCGCCTGCCACTTGGCCTGGCCGACGGTCAGCTTGCCGACGCCGAGCGGAAGATTCTTCATCGTGGGCAGTTGATTGATCTGCGCCATCGCGTCGCCGCTGACCACGCCGGGAGCGAGGTCCGCACCGATCATGATGCGGCGCTGCTTGTTGATCCGGTCGATCCGGGTCGGACCCGCGCCAAATCCGATATCGGCGACCAGGCTGAGCGGCACCGAACCGCCCGACTGGGTCGCGACCGGCAGGTTCTGGATCGTCGAAAGCTTGGCACGGGCGTCTTCGTCAAGCGCCACGCAGAATCGGGATCTGGCGGTCGGAGAGCGAAAATCGCGCGCTGTTCTGGTCGATATCGCCCAGCGTGGCGATGCGGATCGCGCTCGACAACGCGGCCGTGGTCACGCCCATATCGGCAGCCAGGTCCATGCGCGGACGGATGACGATTTCAGGCCGCTTGAGGTCGCCGGTGACGCGGGGGGCGACGACCGTCTTGAGCTTCTCCATCTCCTCCACGATCTTCTGCGCCGTCGCCTGGAGCAGCGCGGGATCCTCACCGCCCAGCGTGATCGTCAACGCACGGCCCGATCCGCCCCAGCCCTGCTGGTTGCGGAATGACACGCGGGCGTCGGGGATCTTTGCCAGTTCCGGGGTCAGTCGCCGTTCGAACTCGTCGCTCTTGAACGGCCGCTCCTCGGCCAGCATCGCGGTGACACGGCCATTGGCGACAAAGGCACGCGAATAGGTGTTGTCGACACCCTCCTGCTTCGCGAGCAGGTCGCGGACGCGATTGACCACCAATTTGGTCTGCTCATGCGTCGTGCCGGGGACCATTTCGATGGTCGCCGTAACCGCGTCCTGATCCTGGTTCGGCTGGAACGTCATCGGCAGCGCGGTGAAGCACCAGATGGTCAGGGCGAAGGACGCCAGCCCGCCCACCACCGCCGACCAGCGGTGGCGCAGCGTCCAGTGAAGGATTTTCATATACTGATCCATCATCCACCCTTCGCCATGGGTGGCGTGGCCCTTCGCCTTCAGGAAATAGGCGGCGATCATCGGCGTCAGCAGACGCGCGACGGCAAGGCTCATCAGCACGGCGGCGACGACGGTCAGGCCGAAATTCTTGAAGAACTGGCCAGAAATGCCCGGCATCATGCCGACGGGCAGGAACACCGCGACGATCGACATGGTGGTCGCAACCACCGCGACGCCGATCTCGTCCGCCGCGTCGATCGACGCCTGGTAGGCGGTTTTCCCCATCCGCATGTGGCGGACGATATTCTCGATCTCCACGATGGCATCGTCGACCAGCACGCCCGCCACCAGACTGAGCGCGAGCAACGTCATCTGATTGAGGTTGAAGCCGAGCAGCTCCATGAAGAAGAAGGTCGGGATCGCCGACAGGGGAATTGCCAGCGCCGATATGAACGTCGCGCGCCAGTCCCGCAGGAACAGGAACACCACGACCACGGCGAGCGCCGCACCCTCGATCAGCGCCCACAGCGCCGATTCATACTGATCCTTCGCGTATTTGGTGTTGTTGAACAACACCTCGAACTTCACCTTCGGGTTGCGCTCCTGCAGCGCCTTTAGCTTCTGCTCCGCTTCGGCGAAGACCGACACGTCGGACGCACCCTTGCCGCGCTTGATGTCGAAGGCGAGCACCTGTTGCCCGTTCCATTCGGCCGAGCTGCGGATTTCCGCATAGCGGTCGCGGACATCGGCGATATCGGCGAGGCGCACGGTGCGCCCGCCGCCGATCGCGATCTGGGTCTGGCCGAGCTGATAGGCATTGGCCGCGTTACCCAGCACGCGCACCGACTGTTCGGTTCCCGCAATTTCGGCGCGACCGCCCGCAGCGTTCAGGTTCACCTGACGCAGCTGCTGGTTCACCTGGCTCGCGGTCAGACCATAGGACTGGACCTTCGCCGGATCGAGGATCACGCGAATTTCGCGGTTGACGCCCCCGATCCGTTCGACCGCGGTCAGACCGGGAACCGACAACAGCTCTTTCGACACCGCATTATCGACATACCAGCTCAGCTCTTCCAGCGTCATGTCGGTGGTGATCGCGGTAAAGCTGGCGATGTCATTGTCGGTGGTGTTGGCGCGGAACACCTGCGGCTCGAGGATGCCGTCGGGCAGATCGCTGCGGATCTGGTTTACCGCCTCGCGCACGTCCTGGACGGCGCGATCGATCGGCGTCCCGATGTCGAGCTGGATGACGGTCTGCGAGCTGCCTTCCTGAACCGTCGACTCGATCTGGTCGATGCCCTGCAGCGCGCGCACCGCCGATTCGACGCGCTGGGTGACCTGCGTCTCGAGTTCGGTAGGGGCGGCGCCCGGCTGGCTGATGACGACGATCGCGATCGGAAAGTCGATGTCCGGATCGTTGTTCACGTCCATCCGCGCGAAGCTGACAAAGCCGGCGATGGTCAGCGCGATGAACAGGACGATCGGCGGAACCGGGTTCCGGATCGACCAGGCGGAGATGTTGCGCATGTCCGTGCCTTTACCGCTTCAGGGTGGTGAGGTTGGGAATAACCTTTTGACCCGGGTTGAGGAACGCGCCGGCGGTCAGCACCACCCGCTCGCTGCCCGCCAGGCCGCTGGTGATCGCGACGCCCGCGTCGGACACTTCACCCGTGGTCACCGCGCGTCGCTCCGCCTCGTCCTTCGCATTCAGGATATAGACGAAATTGCCCTTGGCGTCGCTCTGGATCGCCGACTGGGGCAGCAGCGGGGCGACCGCGCCGCCCGCAGTGATGCGGGCCGAGGCAAAACCACCCGGACGCAGCGCCTTGTCAAAGCTCAGCGCGATGCGTGCGATGCCCTGACGGGTCTGGGGATCGATGATCGGTGACACCTGCCACACTTCGCCGGTGAAGCTTTGCTCCATCCCGACCGGGTTGACCTCGGCGCGCGCGCCGACAGGCACGCGGTGCAAATCCGCCTCGCTCAGCTGGGCACGCAGCTCCATCTGGCCGCCCTGGGCGATGCGAAACAGCGTGCCCGAACCCGAGCTGATGATCTGGCCCGGTTCGACCGCGCGCGTGAGCACGAGCCCGGCCGCCGGCGAACGGATGTCGAGGCGACGGTTGCGCGCCTGGGTTTCCGACAGCTGCGACTGGGCGACGCGGACACGCGCGGCGGCAGCGTCGCGGGTCGCGGTCTTGCGATCGATATCCGCCTTGGACACGAAGCCGCGCGACAAGAGCTGCTGGGCGCGATCCAGTTCCGCCTGGGCGATGCCAAGGTCGGCCTGCGCGACGCGGATGTTCGCCGCCTGCGATTGCGCGGTCTGGCTCTGCACCGACCGATCTACGGTCGCGAGGACCTGACCCGCATTGACCCAATCGCCCGG
The genomic region above belongs to Sphingomonas sp. J315 and contains:
- a CDS encoding efflux RND transporter periplasmic adaptor subunit, which translates into the protein MNYEARMFGGEERLALAGEGETRSRRKWWIIAGVIALVVIVAAWFAFASGGAGDKADPAKAGAAGTVKGAPGGARQLPTVTVAVPGRNTITSVITGTGSLAARREMPVGVAGEGGMVTRVLVEPGDWVNAGQVLATVDRSVQSQTAQSQAANIRVAQADLGIAQAELDRAQQLLSRGFVSKADIDRKTATRDAAAARVRVAQSQLSETQARNRRLDIRSPAAGLVLTRAVEPGQIISSGSGTLFRIAQGGQMELRAQLSEADLHRVPVGARAEVNPVGMEQSFTGEVWQVSPIIDPQTRQGIARIALSFDKALRPGGFASARITAGGAVAPLLPQSAIQSDAKGNFVYILNAKDEAERRAVTTGEVSDAGVAITSGLAGSERVVLTAGAFLNPGQKVIPNLTTLKR